A window of the Entelurus aequoreus isolate RoL-2023_Sb linkage group LG28, RoL_Eaeq_v1.1, whole genome shotgun sequence genome harbors these coding sequences:
- the LOC133645248 gene encoding zinc finger protein 260-like translates to MAQDEPQPPYFKEDEEEPPQIKVGIKREEEEPPQIKMEEEEQQYPHIKREEEEPPQITVREKEPPPIKVEEEELQCSHIKREEEEPPQIKMEEEEQQYPHIKREEEEPPQIKVEEKEPQYPHIKLEEEDPPQIMMEEELRYPHIKGEKEEPKQPHIKEEEPHASYMKEEKESQLPLTLQRRRSHSRPHIKVEEEEQSISQEGEHVEGLEEDDVIKMPLTAVIVKSESEEEPPSSSSTQHMTTEADGDHCDKLVAPLSDSDDTTSHSPDTDDEDSEGDAICHTDNTLFTCSHCGKTFNRRGNLKVHVRIHTGEKPFPCPTCGKDFTRRYHLKRHMTTHTGEKPFPCSECGKGFALKSMLKGHMTTHTGEKPFSCSTCFKEFSRRYYLKLHMTTHTGEKPYSCSECGQDFARKHWLKEHMRVHTEENTFSCSICGEDFTERQQLKTHMRVHIGDKPLFCSVCGEGFTLISELKTHMKMHTVEKTISCSICGKGFTRTSGLKIHMRMHSGEKPFTCLICREGFVQSQYLIAHMRTHW, encoded by the exons ATGGCGCAGGATGAGCCTCAGCCCCCCTATTTTAAAGAGGACGAGGAGGAGCCTCCACAAATAAAG gttggaattAAAAGGGAAGAGGAGGAGCCTCCACAAATAAAGATGGAAGAGGAGGAACAGCAGTACCCCCACATTAAAAGGGAAGAAGAGGAGCCTCCACAAATAACGGTGCGAGAGAAGGAACCTCCACCAATTAAGGTGGAAGAGGAGGAGCTGCAGTGCTCCCACATTAAAAGGGAAGAGGAGGAGCCTCCACAAATAAAGATGGAAGAGGAGGAACAGCAGTACCCCCACATTAAAAGGGAAGAGGAGGAGCCTCCACAAATAAAGGTGGAAGAAAAAGAGCCGCAGTACCCCCACATTAAATTGGAAGAGGAGGATCCTCCACAAATAATGATGGAAGAGGAGCTGCGGTACCCCCACATTAAAGGGGAAAAGGAGGAGCCTAAGcaaccccacattaaagaggaggagCCACATGCCTCTTACATGAAGGAAGAAAAAGAATCCCAGCTCCCCCTCACACTACAGAGAAGGAGGAGTCACAGTCGGCCACATATTAAAGTAGAAGAGGAGGAACagagcatcagtcaggagggagagcatgttgaaggactggaggaggatgatgtcatcaAGATGCCATTGACTGCtgtgattgtgaagagtgaaAGTGAGgaggagcctccaagcagcagctcaacacaacacatgacaacagaagctgatggagaccactgtgacAAGCTCGTAGCTCCACTCTCTGATAGCGACGACACGACGTCCCACTCCCCTGACACTGACGATGAAGACTCCGAAGGTGATGCAatatgtcacactgacaacaccctCTTCACATGCTCTCACTGCGGCAAAACCTTTAATCGCCGTGGTAACCTAAAAGTACACGTGAGAATACACACCGGGGAAAAACCTTTTCCCTGTCCAACCTGCGGTAAAGATTTCACCCGGAGGTaccatttgaaaagacacatgacaacacacaccggGGAGAAACCTTTTCCCTGCTCCGAATGCGGTAAAGGATTTGCGCTTAAAAGTATGCTGAAaggacacatgacaacacacaccggGGAAAAACCCTTTTCTTGTTCGACGTGCTTTAAAGAGTTTTCCCGGCGGTACTATTTGAAACTGCACATGACGacccacactggagaaaaaccttataGCTGCTCGGAATGCGGTCAAGATTTTGCACGAAAACACTGgttgaaagaacacatgagaGTACACACTGAAGAAAACacgttttcttgttcaatctgcggGGAGGATTTTACCGAAAGGCAACAATTGAAAACGCACATGAGAGTTCACATTGGAGATAAACCGCTTTTCTGCTCAGTATGTGGGGAAGGTTTCACACTAATTAGCGAAttgaaaacacacatgaaaaTGCACACTGTAGAAAAAACTATTTCTTGTTCAATTTGTGGTAAAGGTTTCACACGGACGAGCGggttgaaaatacacatgagaatgcacagtggagaaaaaccttttacctgtTTAATCTGTCGTGAGGGTTTTGTACAGAGTCAATATTTgatagcacacatgagaacacactggTGA